The nucleotide window CATACCCTCATCAAAAGCCCTTTGAAAAAGACTTTGACTCTTTAAACTCTCATACCCCAAACCATCATAAAACCCCTGAGCAAACACAATTGCTGCTCGATCTTCAATGGGCTGATTCATGCCAATAGTATAGTTAATATACTGACTAATCGCCCCTGCTGCTTTTTCTGAATAACAAGCATTGAGTAGTACACAGTTTACATATTCTGCGTGTAATTTAAACAATGCAGCCAACCCTTCTGCTGGTACGAGTTTGTGGTTCCCGCCATCATCCTCTAGCACCAAACTCCCATCCTCTGTCCCATGACCGCAAAAATGAACAATTTGAGGGCGTATTTCCGCGATCGCCCTGCGAATATCCTGAGGACGCACAGCAGTTCTGGTCTCCACTTCAAATAAATCTCGTTTTACCGCTCGTTCAATCGCTGCTCTAATTTCCCGAATCTCTTTATCTAACGGTAAATTATCAGGTTGCGGAATAGCTGCTAAAATCAATATTTTTTGATTTTTTCTTTGCGTTTCCGACTTGACTGGGGTAGGTAAAACTGGTTGCAGTTGCTGCTCAATTTCGTCTATGCGATCGCTCAACTCTTGAAGTTCCCGTTCCTCTTCTTGAATTTGCTGTTCGTACTGAAACTTACGTGATGGATCTGTTTCTACAATCAAAGCCTTTCGTATTCTTTCGATTTTCTCACTTTGAAGTCCGTGCAGTTTTTCGAGAGAATTTTTTTCTTGTGACCATCGACGCTTTTGATACTCTGTTACCATATCACTCATCCTTCCACAAAGCAATACCGCC belongs to Scytonema hofmannii PCC 7110 and includes:
- a CDS encoding CHAT domain-containing protein, whose product is AVLLCGRMSDMVTEYQKRRWSQEKNSLEKLHGLQSEKIERIRKALIVETDPSRKFQYEQQIQEEERELQELSDRIDEIEQQLQPVLPTPVKSETQRKNQKILILAAIPQPDNLPLDKEIREIRAAIERAVKRDLFEVETRTAVRPQDIRRAIAEIRPQIVHFCGHGTEDGSLVLEDDGGNHKLVPAEGLAALFKLHAEYVNCVLLNACYSEKAAGAISQYINYTIGMNQPIEDRAAIVFAQGFYDGLGYESLKSQSLFQRAFDEGMVAVQMDNVVDGQIPVFFTGVS